CTAATaactatgtttatttttctattcatttgtatactaaattactaattaagaaatgaaaaataaaactttggttacaaaattatttatgaaaataattCTATTGAATAACTTAATTATAGGataaatatagtatatattattgttTATTGCACTTAATATTATATTGTTTAAAGATGAAAAAAAAgtatttagtatataaatattgaattaaaatAAATGCAAGTGATTTACTTATTTTGTTTAGATGGTATGATATATGATTTACACATATCGTTATACTATGTTTTTtcgattttttgtttgtttgtcttataaatattttgaaaaaaaatctaaaataagctttgtaaaattgaaaagtaaaaaatcaatataaaattGGTAACTTCTATTATATTTAAACCTTATTATCTTAATTAGTCAAccaaaaaaaaacttattatcTTGATTTTAAGTAATGTTGTGAAAATTGGTTCGAATCGAACGGTCGAACTGCGAACTGCTATCAAATACGATTTGAATAAATTAAAAGACAAAATCGCTACATTTGAAAACCGATGTTGGATCGTTGAACTGGTTGggaaccggtcggtcgaaccgaaccatGACCTGGCCGATTTTTGAATCTTAACAAAAATGCTGCGTTTCGTCATGCAGGGATGGGCAACCCTAAGTTCCCTAACCCCTCTTCTCTCTAGTCTTCGGCCTCCACAACGCGAAGCAGCAGTCCAGAGTCTAGACTCTAGCTCCAATTCGTCTCAACCTCATCGAAGCCGCCGGTGCAAGTCCATCCAGCCACCGCCGCCGTCCCAACTTCGAGCTTTGAAGGCAACGACGCAACGTCCGTCCAGCTACCGCCGTTTGAGCTTTGAAAATTGAAGCCACCATCGCCGATCTTGCCTCCTGCCTCCGTCGCGCAGCCATTTCCCGTCGGTGCCAGCTCTGTTCCAGACCACCATGTCGGCCACTGTCTTCCGAGCCACTTCCACACCACCTCCAGCTCTGCCCTGTTCCAGCATTTCAGGATCCAGCTTCTAGTCCtaggtattaattttttttgtaataataaatgttgaataattggttttTGTTGCTTTGTTGCtgcttatttaaatttttgaatgtgATTGCGaaggaaaatcaaataattaattttgtgttgttgaaattattgCTAAAAATGAATTTGATACTCTGTTGCTACTTTTTTTAATTACTGAATGTGAAATGGTGAAGggaaatcaaataattgattttgtgttgttgaaattattgCGAAAAATGGATTTATTACTCTGTAGCTGTTATTGGAGCCATTCACACAACCACTTTGGCTAAGCTCTCTGCTAAAAGCCAAAAAGCTCTTTCTCCAGCAGGCAACATTGTTGAACAGGTCAATAATATACCAAAGTATTAATCTTGGGAGCTTCTTTTAACTTTTTTTCATCTGGGGTGGTGTTGTAattgttgttgatgttgttgaggCTTTTTTGGTGCAGATTATTGTTCAAATCAGAGTGATGTTGGGCTGTTGGCATTTGTTGGGAAGAATAGAGCAATGCAAGGTTACTCATCTGCACTGAGGACTGCTCAGCAGCGACTCCAAAAAGAGCACGGTTGTGTCCCTCATAGAGAGATTCTATGACCCTTCATTAGGTAAACTTAAAAGTTACAATTTTTCACTTAATTGAGTGATTGCTAAGTGAAGTTGCATTCATCGGGTAAACTTAAAAGTTACAATTCTTATTTAATTTGAGTGATGGCTAAGTAAAGTTGCATTCTTGTTTAGTATGTAGTTTACTTGCTTGTCAAAAAATCTAAAACTGAAGTTATGCATATATTAATCAAAGGCCATATGATATAGTATAGTATGTTATGTGACACTAATTAATTGAAGAAATTGTATGTAGGATAAATTTTGCTAAATGGGAATGATGTTAAgagtttgaaattaaaatggttGAGACAACAAATAGGACTAGTTAGCCAAGAACTGGCTTTGTTTGCGATAACAATTAGAGAAAACATGCTCTTAGAAAGATTTGATGCTGACCAAGTTGAGATTGAAGAAGCTACAAGAGTAGCCAATGCTCATTCTTTCATTATCAAACTTCCAGAGGGTTATGAAACACAAGTCAGCCAATATAGAGTTTCAATTTCTATTCCGATTTATTGGAATCAGAATTGTAATTTTTTGTATCATTGAAAATCTAGATGATGACTTGTAATTCtatgtttaattttagttttatagtatactttgataagatcatatggctTTGATCAATAACattttatgtagtgttttaaatttggaagataatttaagatttatattaaattataattatattttaaaatgtttatttataatttatttattattttatatttttattctgaaaCTATTtttaggggtgttcaaatccaaaccaatccaaattaaaccgctcatccaATCCAATTTAAACTGAAAaccgattaaaaccgcactaattcaGATTTGATTGGATCTTATTTTTTGCAAGGTTCGAAAAAccagaccggtcatcaaaccgctctagttactggttcactggttcattgGTCCAACCGGTttaaccagtggttcaaccggaaaaatcgtttcagaataaaataataaataaattatatataaacatcataaaatataattatagtctaatataaatcttaaatatctttcaaatttaaaacataTGAAATGTCAACCAAatccatatgatcttatcaaaatacaaagttAAATAGTGAAAAGAGCAATGGTGTAAACAGCAACAATACAACTAGAAATAATCATTAATCACTcctaaattaattcaaaacaGTAGCATAACAAATAATCACCcctaaattaattcaaaacagcagcataacaaaATCACTAACAACAGTAGTCCTAGGAGGAACATCCTTAATCACCACAGAACCAGCACCAATCTTAGCACATTCACCAACCTTAATGTTCCCCAAAATACAAGTCCATGCACCAATCAAAATTCCATCACCAATCTTTGGATGTCTATCACCAGAAGCTTTACCAGTTCCACCCAAAGTCACACTATGCAAAATTGACACATTGTTACCAATCACTGTAGTTTCACCAACCACTAATCCAGTTACATGATCAAGCAGAATCTCGCTTCCAATCTTAGCACTGGGATGAATACCAACCGCGAAAACCTTGGAAACTCGGTTCTGGATCATAAATGCCAAGACTTTTCTTCCTTGAAGCCATAGCTTATGGGCAACTCTATGAGATTGGCATGCTAAGAAGCCTTTGAAGTTCAAGAAGCAATGCACATGGCTTATGCAAGCAGGGTCTCTTTCTTTAACTGCTTTAAGATCATCCTTCACAGAATCCATGATTTCTTGGTCAGATttcaagatcccaacaaaaagaTCAAAGAGTGTGCTACTTGGAAGGCTTGCACTGCTTAATCTGTTAGCGAGGTAATTGGCCAAAGCAGATTCCAATGAATCATGAGACAGAATTGAGGATTGGTAGTAACTATTCAGAATAGGTTCCTTATTTACATCAATTTCAGCCTCTTCCTTCATCTTCGGCCATAGATCCACAGCTTCATTTTCTTGAACTTCCTCAACAAAAGTAGGGGCAGTCTGAAGAGTTTTCACCTGGTACTTGCAAACACCAtcagtgaaattgtttttgaaGATTTTTGACCCCTTGAATTATTTTTGACACCATCAgttgcttcttgattaatactattttccataactgAAATTAATAACACCCACAAcacaatgaaattaaaaacagccACAACACAATGAAAATTAACAGCATGAAAATTAACCATGTTCttaacataaagcagaggaacgAAGAACGAAGAAGATGAACAGAGGAAGTTTACAGAAATTGAATAGAAATCGAAGTTCACAGAAAAAAGAACAGAAATCTAAGTTCACAGAGGAAGTTCacagagtatcaacttcatgtTTCTTCATGTTTCTTATAATAAAGAAGATGAGCAGAGGACTAGTCACTCACCTGGGGTCGATGGAGGGCTATTGGTGTTGAGGACCACGCGACAATGAAGACGATGAGAGGGCTACTGGTGTTGAGAAGATGAAGACGATGGAGATGGAGGGCTACTGGGGAGGGAACCAGGTGATGATGGAGGGCTACTGGAGCTGAGGACCAGGCGACGGCGGTGGCGCTGACAACCTGAGACCGCGGCGATGATGGAGGGCAACTGGGCGGCTAGGGTTCAGACTTCAGAGGGCGGCTAGGGTTCACTCACTGTGAGACTGAGAGTGAGATGAATCATGAATGAATGGGGGTCGGGGGAAGAAGGGGGGTGGGGTGCTCCGCGAGCGGGTCGGGTCgggttaaattttttaattttttttaaacaataaaaacgGTGTCGTTTAGCAAAACCAGCCTGTCACTGGCCTGCCGATTTTTGGCCAGTTCACCGGTTTTCCAGCAGTTCTTCCTACTGCGGTTTTTAAAGGAGGACCGGACCGTTTGTATAGTCGGTTCGCAgttaaaccggtcgaaccggccggtccggttcgattttcagaaccttattttttgcaaaccgctggatTGGATCGGAATTCGGATATACTTTTCACAACCGAtgcaatccaatccaaaccgcacaatgtattataatattattattttattattatgtttacaattatacttataacatattcaatttgttatacatttttatatttttcatggattattattatttaatagatattttatgttcaaaatgtaatttatttctttattttaactaacctataattttatttctattgttatattatcgttgattttttaagatattgttaagacttgttatgtcattgttggttatttgaaatttgatgttgagacttgttatatatatttaattttttaatttacaaaatcgcaaatccaatccaatccaaactgcttgaaattggatcggatcggatcggatttttttaaaaatcatccaatccaaaccgcaccgcaagtAAACATAGTGTTCGGATTGGATGAGTTTTTTACTCAAAAtcgatccaaaccgcaccgcgaacacccctaactATTTTTTCAGTTGAATTACGATTGGACTGGTTGGATCCGTAAACCAGTGAATTAATAACTAAAGTGGTTTGATGATCGATTCGGTTCTCAGAACCTTGATTTTAAGTGGTTTAGTCTTTCACTCTTTCactttttctattttccattttttatttaaaaatgagcTACCAAAAACAAAAGTAGCCCATTTCGCattttaaaacccaaaaaattCTGTCACAGAAGATCGCCCCTGATATTGGGCCTTGGTATAAAAGTCCAACGCTAATAAGGATAATTCCAAAATAAAGTAGTAAAAAATATGCTATATTATTTCCCCAACAGAATTTGTTTTTGGTGTCTACCCGACAGATTTAAATACAGAGATATCcaagacccaaaaaaaaaaaaaaagaaatcactCTCGATTAGGCTTTATTTCCCAGACATGTtaataaaaaggaaaataaaataactatTCTAATTCATTCTTCTATGATTTACATGCACtctgtttttgttgtttttccttTTGACTCTCTTATTTGGTATACGGATACCTAAAAGCCTTGCAAGCCATTGTGGCTTCCCAGTGTGGAAAAGGTAACATCCTAAGAGCACTCCAACCACCACTCCACATGCATATCCCACTGCAACAAATTTCCAGCCAAATCCAAATGTTTCTTCATCCTCAAATGTCATAGATGATGAGGTATATCCGTTGTCATCATTGGCACCACTGCATGATTTTGACAAAGGGAGTCCACATAACATTGCATTTCCCACATAGGAGTCATTTTGAAATGTGTTGAATTGGCCACCTGTAGGTATAGTTCCCTCTAATTGATTTTGTGAAACATTTAAGACCGAGagaaaattcaaatttattaaGGCCAAAGGAATCTCTCCCCTGATCTGATTCCATGAGAGGTCCAGCCATTCCAAATTTCTCAAGTTACCCAAAGTTTGTGGGATGGTGCCAGTTATTCCATTATGTGAGAGATTGAGCCCTTTGAGAGAATCTAATTCTCCAATTACTTGTGGAATTTCACCCTCAAGTAAGTTATTTGACAAGTCTATAGTTGTAAAAGTCATCAATATTTTCACTAGTTCTACTGAGTGATCTTTCATGTTGACCACTATTGAAGCAAAATATGATCGATAGCCAGAATAATTGGCACTCATATATTGCAACCCAGTTTGAGTGTAATTGACATTCATCATTCCTTGAAAGTTCTTCAAGAATGATACTGGCAAGGACCCACTAAAATAGTTGTTGGAGACATCAAAAACTCTCAACTTTGGAAATGCATGTGCATCTGTAATGTTGGAGGAGTTACTGAAGGTACCATAAAATTTATTTGCTCGTAAAATGAGTACCTGTAGCTCTTGAAGCAATCCTAGCCAACTAGGAAATGTGTCCTCTATGCTATTTTCTCCAACGTCCAGAACTTGTAGTTTTGTGCAGTGGGCCAGAGACTTGGGTAACGGTCCCTCCAAGAGGTTGCCATTCAATTTTATAGTAAATAAAACATTACCTTTAGAGAAGCTTCCTGGTAAGGTTCCATAAAGGTTGTTCCTTTGCAAATCCAAAACTGTGAGAGAGGGTAAGGTTGCCAAACATTGTGGAATTGTTCCTGTCAagttgttgtgagacaagttgaGAATTTCAAGAGAGCTTGCATTGAATGTTTCACAGTCATTAGGAATGCTTCCACTCAAGTTGTTATTAGATAAATCAAGGAAGGTAAGATTAGCCAATCTGAAAAATCTATGGGGTATATTTCCCGTGAATTCATTAGAGCGCAGGTCTAGAAAACCAAGACTTGGATAAACCCCTAGTGCTTCTGTGATGTTTCCAGAGAAATGATTGTCATCAAGCCTTATTATAGTTAGTGTTGAACAATTTCTCAAGGACTTTGGAAAAATCCCCGAAAAGCTGTTGTTACTGACTGTCAAACCAGATAGCTTCATGCCACTGCACAAGTCAGGTGGCAGTAGTCCTGAGAAGTTGTTGTTAGAAAGATAAACAGTACTTAAATTAGGACTGTACTTCCCAAAATCTCTGGTGACGCTGCCTGACAAGTTGTTGGAGAACACAGAAAAGTATTCTAAAGCAGTTAGTTGAGCTATGCTGTTCGGCAACTCTCCCTCCAAATTATTACTGTTGGCATCAAAGAGTTCCAGTGACTTGAGGTTCCCTATTTCTCTGGGTATGGTTCCAGTGAGCTCATTCATGAAAAGATTCATCAGTTCAATGTTTGTAAGATTCGAAATTGTTGAGGGAATTGTACCAGAAAAATGGTTTTCAGAAAAGTCTAAATTTATCATTTCCCTCATGCTTCCAATCTCTTTAGGAATGGGACCAGAAAATTCATTGCCGTACAAAAAGAGGTACTCGATTTTCTTTAACAGACCAATTTCTGGGGGGACCTTTCCTGTCAACAAGTTTTGTTGGAGTTGCAGACTTATCAACTCAGTCCAATTAGAAATTAGTGAGGCAGAGAGTTGACCAGAAATGGAATTATATGATAATCCCAATTCAGAGAGCTTGGTCAAATTCGAGAACGAAATAGGCAAGGGACCTGCTAGATTATTGCTTGATAAGTCTACGTAGGTTAGATGAATGCATGAGCTAAGTTCCAAAGGGATTGAAGAGTTCAAAAAATTAATACTTAGATCAAGACGTCTTAGCTGCATGAGTTGGCCTAGGGATGATGGAATTTCCCCGCGGGCTGAAATGTTATGCAAATCCAGAATTTGAAGCCCAGCTATGAATCCTATTTCTTTGGGAATAGGACCAGTGAAGTTGTTGCCACCCATACGAAGCTCTTTGAGGTTTGAGAGCTTGGACAAGTTGGACGACAATGGTCCTTCCATCCCACAACCTGTGAGGTTCAGGTATTGAAGCTTGGCCAAATTGGTATACAATGATTCTGGTATTGTGCCATTAAAATAGTTGAAAGAGAGATCTAGAAAAGTCAAGTTGTGGCACTTCATTATGAAACTTGGGAATTCGGGAGTGAATGAATTGTAAGACAAGTCAAGGTATGTTAAGGAAGGCATGCATGAATAGTCAGACCAGTGAGTAGGAGATGCAAAGTAGTTTGCTCCAAAGTCAAGGTACCATACCTTTGGGAGACGTATGACCTGATTGGGAATAGCACCATTGAAACTGTTGTCGTAGAAGCTGAGATATTCGAGTTCCCTTAAATGTCCTATCTCATATGGCACTGTCCCTGAAAAGTTGTTGCTTCCAAAGTCCAAGAAAATGAGTTTGGAGAGGCTGCCAATTTGAGGTGGTATTGACCCAATAAAGCTGTTATCATTGAGGTCAAGGTGAGTCAGGTTTGGTAGGGAAGCAAAATCCAAGCCATGAAGGGTGCCACTGAGATCGAAACCAGAAAGGTATATCTCTGAGACACTTGTGTTTGTTGATTTGTCGCAAACAACGGCATCCCAACTACTGCAAAGGTTGTGAATATTGGAGAGGGACCATGAATTTAGAAAAGGAGTGTATAGCAGGCTGTTTTTCCATTTCACAAGGACTTCAGCTTCTGTTGTTGGAGAAGCTGTGATTTTCCGTGAAAGCAAGAACATCAATACTAACATTATATGAAAGAGAACATGATTGAGAACACAATGTGTTCTTTCAAAAGTTGCCATGTCTCACCGAATGACTTTTATGGCCTCTCTTTGTTTAAAGCTTTACTTTGAATGAGTTTAATGCTGGTTAGCTACTTAGCTTTGCTCTCTTATATTTACCATATAATCACCATTATTTATGTTAAGATTAAGACTAAGACTAGTCTCGGTAAGCTTATTTCTTTTCTGAACATATTAAAATAGCTATTTGGTATGGACCATTTGATCCCCACACGCGGTTTGTTATGTCAGTATTGgatcataaattcataattctaaaatgatatttaattatattatatagtgTATTTTAATAagggttatattatttaaaaattaattagataatatataaattattgttagatttaaattattttatattaataaatattttgtataatatttatttaataatttgtatataattctataaaattattcaacttaaatataatataaattaaaatataatttattattttaagattttgaatttatttatttttaaaaaagacataaGTTTTTTATATTAGACTTATACAAAATTacatctttatttattatttttatatttattttagttgTCATATTTTGTCTTTTTATATGG
This region of Arachis hypogaea cultivar Tifrunner chromosome 8, arahy.Tifrunner.gnm2.J5K5, whole genome shotgun sequence genomic DNA includes:
- the LOC140174594 gene encoding serine acetyltransferase 3, mitochondrial-like, whose translation is MKEEAEIDVNKEPILNSYYQSSILSHDSLESALANYLANRLSSASLPSSTLFDLFVGILKSDQEIMDSVKDDLKAVKERDPACISHVHCFLNFKGFLACQSHRVAHKLWLQGRKVLAFMIQNRVSKVFAVGIHPSAKIGSEILLDHVTGLVVGETTVIGNNVSILHSVTLGGTGKASGDRHPKIGDGILIGAWTCILGNIKVGECAKIGAGSVVIKDVPPRTTVVSDFVMLLF
- the LOC112705240 gene encoding uncharacterized protein gives rise to the protein MATFERTHCVLNHVLFHIMLVLMFLLSRKITASPTTEAEVLVKWKNSLLYTPFLNSWSLSNIHNLCSSWDAVVCDKSTNTSVSEIYLSGFDLSGTLHGLDFASLPNLTHLDLNDNSFIGSIPPQIGSLSKLIFLDFGSNNFSGTVPYEIGHLRELEYLSFYDNSFNGAIPNQVIRLPKVWYLDFGANYFASPTHWSDYSCMPSLTYLDLSYNSFTPEFPSFIMKCHNLTFLDLSFNYFNGTIPESLYTNLAKLQYLNLTGCGMEGPLSSNLSKLSNLKELRMGGNNFTGPIPKEIGFIAGLQILDLHNISARGEIPSSLGQLMQLRRLDLSINFLNSSIPLELSSCIHLTYVDLSSNNLAGPLPISFSNLTKLSELGLSYNSISGQLSASLISNWTELISLQLQQNLLTGKVPPEIGLLKKIEYLFLYGNEFSGPIPKEIGSMREMINLDFSENHFSGTIPSTISNLTNIELMNLFMNELTGTIPREIGNLKSLELFDANSNNLEGELPNSIAQLTALEYFSVFSNNLSGSVTRDFGKYSPNLSTVYLSNNNFSGLLPPDLCSGMKLSGLTVSNNSFSGIFPKSLRNCSTLTIIRLDDNHFSGNITEALGVYPSLGFLDLRSNEFTGNIPHRFFRLANLTFLDLSNNNLSGSIPNDCETFNASSLEILNLSHNNLTGTIPQCLATLPSLTVLDLQRNNLYGTLPGSFSKGNVLFTIKLNGNLLEGPLPKSLAHCTKLQVLDVGENSIEDTFPSWLGLLQELQVLILRANKFYGTFSNSSNITDAHAFPKLRVFDVSNNYFSGSLPVSFLKNFQGMMNVNYTQTGLQYMSANYSGYRSYFASIVVNMKDHSVELVKILMTFTTIDLSNNLLEGEIPQVIGELDSLKGLNLSHNGITGTIPQTLGNLRNLEWLDLSWNQIRGEIPLALINLNFLSVLNVSQNQLEGTIPTGGQFNTFQNDSYVGNAMLCGLPLSKSCSGANDDNGYTSSSMTFEDEETFGFGWKFVAVGYACGVVVGVLLGCYLFHTGKPQWLARLLGIRIPNKRVKRKNNKNRVHVNHRRMN